The following nucleotide sequence is from Callithrix jacchus isolate 240 chromosome 12, calJac240_pri, whole genome shotgun sequence.
catgcctgtatcaaaacatctcaggtaccccataaatatataactactgtgtacccacaaattAAAAATGTCATTGGACTACTTTAAGGTTATCTTCAAGGTTCCTTTCCTGAAGAGAATTCCCATCAgtaatagatttttatttcttcaaagcaTTTTTGCATGTATATGTTCTAATACATACAACTGTATAGAGTAAACTGAACCATTACCCATATTCAATATTATGTgcaatcttttttcattttttaaatttttattttttaagagacagactatgttgcctagactggtcttgaactccaggcctcaagtgatcctctcaccttagcctcctgaatagctgggattaccagtgtcaGCCACTGTTACCTGGCTGGTTTTCATTCTCAATCTACATTCCCCCTCCCCAACCCAGAATATTTTGAGGCAAATTCCATACATATTTCCATCTACAAATATTTCAGTGTACGTTTCTGAAATAACTTTTTTCCATTCTTCATAAAATGTTCTTGAGGGAAAaagttttcacatatttttagtgTTACCAATTTGAGcattaatattttcttcccacTAGGGACTGGTTTGGCTGAAAGACAAAGAAGCAACCCATTGTAAACTTTGTGAAAAGGAATTTTCACTCTCTAAGAGAAAGGTAAGGGAGTTAGGAAGTGAGTCCAAAGCTTGGGGTGCAAAAATGCTTctaatttataaagttttttttcccctctgattTCTTCTATTTAATAGCACCACTGTAGAAACTGTGGGGAAATTTTCTGTAATGCCTGCTCTGACAATGAACTACCTTTGCCTTCTTCACCAAAACCAGTACGGGTTTGTGATTCCTGTCATGCATTGCTCATTCAGAGATGCTCATCTAACTTGCCCTGAGACTCCTGAACTAAATCCTTACGTATGAAAGTACCTGCAAGGAATGTTATGATGTTGTATACAAGGTAACCAGACAGCTCTCAAGCGGCTTTGTCAGTATTTGTACTAGTTTTATCTTCTACATATTCAACTCATGGAAatttctttctccattgtttttcaAAAGGAATTTGCAACAGAGCATACTTAAAAATCATGTAACTCTTAACTTCATTAAAAGGCCAGATAGCAGAGCTAACACACATTTGCCTTATCTTTTAAAGGCCTTCTTAAAAATAAGGCTTCAGATTGTTTTATTCTTCTGAATTCTGTCAATTTGGTATTTGATGGTGCCTGCAATTCTCTTAATGCACTTTAAAGTTTCATGGTTCTGAGACTGAAAATGCGTAAaactttttagaaatattaatattcaacagatttttattatctttttaagatTTCACCTATATTTATTTGTCCCTCTTCCCCTGCACCCCCCCCCTTTGCCTCTTTTGCATTAGACAGGGCCAATACTTTGTCCTAAACAATTTCCTGTTGGtcttttctaaaatcagttattGTGCTTGATGATTTTCAGCTAGTGGATTAAATTTTAAGGGGCATTATTTGGTCTCAGcctcaacttttttctttctcatcttgaAAGCAAGTTACATATAACCATCTTTCTTTTACCGGAGTTATAGATTTTCTCATATGTTGTTTCACTaaattgctgttttttaaaaaggtgactCAGACCCTCATTCAAAGATCAAAACCCAAATCCCTCcccagaaaaaatgtacataatactAGGGGGTATTACAGGCTCCTTATAAAGATCCTCTCTAACCATTAaaggtgagaaaaaaaatcagaacttcaCTTTGGTAATGTATTAAGAGTTCAGTTCAAAAAATTTTGTATGAACATTTTCATTGGAGTAAATTGTAGGAAGCATCAGATTGTAGTGGCCTACCGGTATACATCCACAGTAAAATTTCACCGTCTGTTGAGCACCTCTGAGGTGCCAGCATGTTGAGATGATGAAACATACACTTGAACTATTTCAAGCTGACTCAATGAACACTAATCCAAGTTATATTGCTTATGGCATAGCAACAATTTAACTTGTATAAAATTACCTCTGAATAGTCATATAAACACTATCACCATTCAGTATCCTATTTTTTACATTAATCTAATTTTCAACCATGCACTTTTAAGTTTGTGAAcctgtaaaatatatatagaaaatttacACATTAAGAGCATTATATTTAGTGATTAGTCCTAGGTACCTCCCTGTCCACAAGGAGTTGCTTAATACTGCACATCTTTTCCTCATGAATATATACttccatgaaaatttaaaatttttctgaagagCTGAAGTATGAAACCAGTACTTCACTTAAAGATCTATTTTCTTCAAAACCCATAAATTTCGTCAGCTGAGGTGTCAGATCTGACACAGATTTTTAGATGGTCTTTCTTGAATACTGATAGAAATGTCCTCAAGATAGGAATTATATTCTTGAACCATTTTGTATTGATAGGTGGGATGGGCTAACATTTTTATGATTACTGAATAAGCAGCgtaaatgaaaattttcaaataagtttTTCTATTACTGTGCttagaacaaatttaaaaatgacttaagTTGCTTACATTCCAAGGCTGATGTCATTCAACACCCTGATTTTGTCACCCTTTAAGTCTCTTCACTTTTCAGCACATGTCACCActgacttgggctttttttttttaaggcagcttTTATGACAGCAGCTTGCTACCATgtagttttggctttttaaaaacaataattttggatttttgttaCTAAACTTTTAACAATTTGTATTTTGCGATTGTGAACTTGTATTCGTTTTACTTTTCGAAACAGATTTGACATACCATTCCCTCACCTACCAGTACTACCACCACAGTAATGCTATTATGGTGCCAAGGAATTATGATTGTAATTCTTCTAacatataatgtttaaaaaacaaaatgtgtattttatgaactaaataaagatttggaaaatactGTATACTTTTATTGCTTAAAGATGTTAAAAAAGGTAATCCTgggaaaataaaacatgcaaCTTTCAAAAAAGACAGGTGCTGTATGCCGTAATATTTAACCTGCTAATTAAAGGAAGTGGGTACGGCATTAAGATGAATTGTTGCTTGAGTCAAGAagctccatatatatatatagactatcCTGGCTCCTTCTCCTAAATCTTCAGTTAGACATCGTATGTACTACCTTCTACCAATTTGATTTAGAATTAGTAACTGACACGAAGCATTCTAAGACACACGCCATACTATTATCTCCCACATTGACATTTATTACATTAATAACATTTCTGGCAAAAACAAGTAACAAGTTCAATAACTGAATTTACATCGACAGGTTTCATTTTGATTCATTAGCCAATTTGGAAAAAAGCCATATTGATCAAagggattaaaattaaaaagcacctTTTCCTTGCTAcataaattctttaaaacttcAAGCAGGTATCAGATACAAAACCCAACTGCAAGATTGTTTTAATTGACTATGACATGGACTTgttgcttaaatttttttaaaaagtcatcatttatttatatagttatttaaaaaccatatgttctattggggagaaaactgaaaatacatttGTGAGAATTGTACTCCATAGTAAATAGCCAAGTACTTACACTGAATTGTGTCACTGAGAACGTTAACCCTACTCTAAGACCTCTGGAGATAACTTGCAATTATCACTTATTTGGTGATATTTTTGGTATTCTGGTCAAGTGCTGAAGGGATTTTACTTCAAAATCTACGGCTAAAATTCAAGCTTCCAACACTCCCATAACCAGGTAACACAATCATGAATATTCAGAAATCAATACCTCTTAGATCATCAACATTTCAGAGCTATGCCTGATAAATGacagtcaaaaaataatatagaaataattagCTGAATGTATACTCCTGAAGCCTCTTCATCTTTAGGCTTTATATTTACAGTGTTGTCCAGGAGGAATTAAAGAAAAGTTACACTAATTATTTTGTCAAGCTCTATTCCAGATGTCTGCTTAAGACTTGCAGTTTAGGCAGTGGTGAACCATTATCCTCTAAAATTACACCACACTACTTCTTGTAGAACTAATAGTAAAATACATCAACCCAAATCTTATGAAGGCAGCACATCTTTAGGAGTAACTAGTATATAAAAAGTATCAACATCAGTGgtttgaatataaaaatttatttttaagtcaaagTATGCAACAAATAAACCTACAGAAAACAGATTTTCCCATCACAATCTGTTGCTTTACCAAATAATATTGTGAAAACACATTCCTTCAGTCATTATAAagttcttaaaatacaaaaaaaattaaatctgtaaGAAAGTCTAGTAGACCAGATGCTGTTGTCAAGACTTGTATGTTGGTGGTTATGCTTTCAGTACATCCCACGCCATCCACCTCCACTCATGCCACCTTGTCCATAGTAACCTCCACTGCCTCCACCACCACGGCCTTAAGAAAAAGATATTAAGAATCACTCAGCAGGAGATACctctacataaaataataaaacacctgCACTTTAAAGTTTGCACTATATATGGGGACTGAAACGAACTGAACTAGAGGTACTTACCATAACCACCCAAGCCATCAGGAGTACCATATCCTCCACTGTAATTGTTCCCCATTCCCATTCTTCCAACTGATCCATAACCTCCCtgattatcttaaaaaaaaaaaaaaaaaaagagaaaaaagttgaGACTAATTGCTAAGTAGCTAACCCCACATATTTAAAAACCTTTACATACCCATTCCATCTCTTCCATAGCCTCCCATTCCAGAACCTCCCATGCCAGAGCCACCTCCAGGAGTAGAATTCAAGAAGAGTTCAATGTATCgatgctcttaaaaaaaaaaaaaaagccgggagAAAGGAATGACAGATTAAattaatcaataaattaaaaaaagatcaaTTAAGTAATATTTAACAAAGTATGCTTATTAATTCCTAGTACAGTGCTATACAAAGCCCACAGGAAGCCActaatatttaaactttattaGAGGTCAAATGGTTTTTTAGATCCCAACAACTGCCAAGAGTTACCTCCAGATCCTAGGgcctcttaatttaaaaattcgcATCTAGAATATTAAGATAGCATGCCAAAGATACCACTTACGCATGTTATTCTTATCTTTAGACATGGCAGCCACTGCATCTTCATGTGTCACAAACTCTACATCTGCTTCTCCTGTGGCTCTGCCATCAGCTCCAATATCAATATGAACTCGTATTGGATTTAATGGTGAGAAGAactaaataaaaggaaacagttttttttttttacttctctattgagaatattaaaagtaaattacCACATACCTTGATTTTCCTCATCAATTAAACCCTTCTACTGCCCTGCCAGACTAATTAGCCAACTACAGAGGTTTTGTGAATGTAAGAGCATACACTTAGGGATAATGTAAAGAAtttactgcttttaaaataaacagataggctgggcacagtggctcacctgaggtcaagagttcaagaccagcctggacaccactgaaaaaccctgtctctattaaaaatacaaatcagctgggtgtggtggcacagtctcaggaggctgagacaggagaactgcttgaatctgggaggtggaggctgcagtgagctgagatcacgccattgtgctccagcctcgGCAAGACAGAGCgagagactgtctccaaaaaacaaaaacaaaaacaaacagacataACACACAGAAATAGCGGCTATCATGATTTGGAACCGTGGAGTTTGGATAAACCTACTATATGAAATTGTTCCCCAAAAGGTATCATTTGGTTCTAATCACGTTAGTGaggtttaaacttttttttttttttttttttgagacggagtttcactcttgttacccagactggagtgcaatggcgcgatcttggctcaccgcaacctccgtctcctgggttcaggcaattctcctgcctcagcctcccgagtagctgggactacaggcacgtgccaccaagcccagctaatttttgtatttttagtagaggcggggttgcaccttgttgaccaggatggtcttgatctcttgacctcatcatccacctgcctctgcctcccaaagtgctgggattatagatgtgagccaccacgcccggcctaagcTATCATTAAAGGCACTTGGAACTCAGGCCAATTGATTCCCAGTAAGATCTAGAGCAAACTATTGCTTTTAGAGCCAGATAGTATTTTTGGCTTGAATGGCCACTGGGTTCTAATATAACTACTCAACAGGCAAAGGAATGATGTGACTGGATTTAGCCCATGGACTGAAGTTTTCTGACTTCCTAACAAATCGGAAACCAACCAGTTTCACATCAATAAGAGCAGTAGCATCTATTCCCGTTATTTTCATCTCCTCAGTTTCTAAGCACTATCTAGCCTAGAAAGCCAAACCAAATCACTCTAATACTTACACATTCACTCTTTCAAAACCTAAtacaggctgggcttggtggcccacacctgtaatcccagcactttgggaggcccaggcaggcggatcatgaggtcaggagtttgagaccagcttgaccaacatggtgaaagcctgtctctactaaaaatacaaaaaattagtggtggctcacgccagtaatcccagctattcaggaggctgaggcaggagaatcacttgaactctgaagccggaagttgcagtgagctgagattgtgccattgcactccagcctgggtgacacagcgagactcctccatctcaaacaacaacaacaacaacaagacaCCAGCACAAAATGGTATAGAGCCATCACCATTCTATGCTGATTAAGTCTTTCATTATATTCTTAATTGGACTTCATGAATGTAGCTTTTTACTTGCTTGAATCCTATGTAGGTTAACACACAATGGACACAAAAATATCCATCAGTAACTAGAGTTAAAGGTAGATCTTTTTTAATATTCAAGGGATTTTGGTATTACACTATAAACATAAGAACATTAAGAATGCTTAAAAATTTAGATACCAGGGTAAGTATAAAACCACTAATAGTTATTAAAAATTACTCACATTAGCAATGTCATTTTCAGTTGCACGAAAAGGCAACCCTCTCATATGTACGAAATGACCACCATGAAAACCTGAACTTGCATCACCGGCTCCGCCATAGCCATGTCCTCCCATACCTACAGAACACAATTTGCCAAGATTATAAACTATTATGAATACAAGtagaaaagtatacatatgtacTGTACAAGGTATAAAGTTCTATATAGGAATGCATTAAAATATGTCTCAATTAACTTTTTTATACAAGTTTCCTATATTACCACTAAAAGCCTgtaaaaacaaatactaaaattCACCTCagaataaaaatctttaatatttaactttacCTCTTCCATCTCTCATTCTGTCATCAAAGCCATCATTCCCATAGCCGTAATTATTATAGCCACCATAGTCATCAAAACCTCCATAACCTGTgtaatttaagaagaaatacaTGACTACATACTTTAGAGAGAGAAATTTTATAATATAGCCTACAAAAACATTTTGTGCTAAACAGCCTGTGTAACTTATTACAAGTTTGCAATTCCCAACTTAGACTGAAAAAAGCAGTCAACATCTgctggaaatttaaaatttcaaaaggtTAAGTTCAGACATGTAGATTAAATTTCATCCTCAGGCTAAAAAAGGTCAAAATATGCCAACatcttaatttcagtgtaagtttTCTAGGTGCTAATATGTGCATCAATCACGTCCCACAGCTAGCCATGGGAATCCATGTTTTCATGAACAGGTTTTAAAACCTAATAGGTACTGAAATTACTgccatttctgtatttcttgacAAAGTGTCAGGAACATTAAGAAAATGACAACAGAACCTTTGTTCATTAGATACACATACCACCATCATATCCATCACCTCCTCGTCGCATTCTGTCATACATACTTCCACGCCCAGCTCCATAATAACCCCCTCTTCCTCCTATTGGTCTATCATATGGTCCCGGTCGCTGTCCCAGCAATCTTCTTGGTGGATCATAAAATCCTTTGATTTCACTCCTGCTACTTCTGAAGATCTCAATAtacctatttaaaaatgttttaaggtaCATGTTTCAGCATAAATATATTAGTGTAAATTAGATACTGGGCAAAATGCAGTAAGTTTTTCTACAGCTAGATACATAACCCAATTTAAATTGCCTAAATACACCATAAGTTAACAGTTTAAACCTACAAacttaaatatttaagttttacaAAGACAAATTAGTCACTGAAAACaactcataaaatataattttactttgtcTCTTTTAGTACATAATAGGTGTTTAAAGAAAATAGGTGATTATACAAAAGCATTTATCAACATcctacagagaaatgaaaacaatctaattttaatttaactATTAGCATCaattccccacccaaatctgtaGTTTCAAAGTTAAATTTAGATAATCATCAATTCTTTTAAACTACCCCAGAAAAATGTTATGGTTACCCCCCCATTTAAGCAATAGTGACCCACaacccccaaaaataaaaatttaacaccATCCCAAACTCTCCATCCCCACCTGTGCCCTATTCTTTCCTTGTGTTTCCCCAGAGCATTTTCTGCTATCTCCTTTGAAGCAAACTGCACGAAGGCCTCCCCTGTGCTTCTCCCCTGGTAGTCCATCGTCAATGTTATCCCATTTGGCACGATTTCCAACCCTTTAACCCAAGGACAAATAACCCCATCAAGGGGAACAGTGTTAAAGGCTGAAACATTCCCATctgaatcaaatatttaaaacaagtctaaacaaaacaaaacaaaaaagcttagTTTCCCATCACCCCATAATACAAATGAAAGCGTTTTTCAAATATTACTGGATTAAATCAATCTTTTTTGCGACCAGTGTAAAAACACTGTGTAATTACACATCTGAAAGCCCACCTATATTACATGAAAAAGGCTACAAATCAAATTTATGCTCCATATGCTAATTCATGGTTCATTTCATCACAATTCTCAAATATGTTACTACACATTAACTAGGTTTACATATTCTACACATTCGGTATTGAATATTAATCGGagcatattattttaatatattaaccaAGACTATCATAGTTAAAAGTTCCAAAATCAAATGggttttacaaattaaaaactgagtcaaacaatacaaatataaaattacaatacTACTAAACTTTGACTAATACTAGAGGTACCTTGAAAGAACTGAACTATTTCCTCTTTGCTGCAACCAAATGGTAGTCCACGAAGTCGTACTGTCCCATCACTAGCGTCATTTGGACCATTATGTTTCATAACCCAATCCATCTCAATACCGTTTGATTTaaatgctataaaaaataaacaagcacatAGAGCAGTCAATCAAAATATACTCTTGTCAAGAGGTAATGAAGAAACACCTCTCAGAGGTGCCACTTAAGGAAATGTAACATGAGACCAACTCCTGCGACAAGACCACAACACAATTGTAGACCACCTATCTATTTTGGGGTAGGGAAAAGGCAGTGAGACCCGACCCCTCCTACAGAAAAGTACTGAATTTTTTAGTATCAACATTATATATGGCACGATTTCAAGAAAACTTGCATAATTCTACTAATAGAGTCTTCAAACTATTTGACTGTGTCCCCTGAATGCCAACTCCAGCCTTTCCTTGTATCTCTAGTTTTCATTCACAACTTTTCAGGTTTTTAATTCACCGGATTATTCAAATTCTTTAAAACTTATTTAGAAGTTGCATACAATACTACTATCCACTAACATCAAGAGCTTAAGTAAAAAATGCAATGAGTTCTGACTGAGGTTGGAAAAATACCACGGAAGTTTAATCCTTTTGAATGCACTGCAATTTTGACCACATCAAACTGTCTTTAAAGGGTCAACACTCACACCTCTATTTTAGCCAAATCTAAACTCACCAAGAACAAGAGTATAAAATGACTGAATTAGATAGTTTCAAAACTGAGGTCAAAGGCCACTCAAAAGTGAATGCCTTCCAATAGTACCTGTGTTTTTGGAGCCACTAGACAGTATGTAGAAACCAGTTAACTTTTTAATCAAATAGATTGAAACATAAACTTTAACAgataacatgtttttaaataaagcagaaaaagtacATCTAgaagccctccttcccctccaaaTGATCTGTTTCCCTTCCCCAGATGCAACCAtccttccttttaaaattccATAATATTTACAAAAGAGGCGAATGCAGAAGTCCTTCAGCTGCAGAAACTTACCAGAACCTTACAAATTTCACTATGCAGCTGTAGGAATCCTACTCACCTGAGTATTTCAAAACTTTCCCTCACCACCTCCTCCCCTGTAAACAAAACAGTTTTTGTTCATTTGATTCCCTTATGTTTGAGGATCATATTTCATATGAACAGCATTCACTAATGCTTAATTTCATGTCATCTATTTGTTGGTGCAACTCTTGGGGGTAACATCTGCAAatggtaaaaatttttttcctagaatTCATACACTTAAGCTAATGTAGAAATTCTCTAGAAGTGCTTAAGTAGCTCTATGCGTGAATCACCTTCAGCCCTAGGTACTACCCTAAACATAGAGAACCAAAATGGGAATACACATTTTTAACTGACATTACAACTAATTGTTATGCACATAAATAAACAGTATGAACGTTCTGGTTTGAATCCCTACTCTACCCTTCACTGGCTACCTAAACCACTTAACCTCTGAGCCTCCTCAATTATAAGCAGTAGTACCTATACCTCACTGGACTATTCAAGTGCTTGGTCTGCCTCGTGGTAAGTACTTACTGCCCGGCAATTGTTAGCGAATTTTAAGGGGCCCTGCAAAGCCAATGAAATATACCA
It contains:
- the HNRNPH3 gene encoding heterogeneous nuclear ribonucleoprotein H3 isoform X4, with the translated sequence MRDGRGMGGHGYGGAGDASSGFHGGHFVHMRGLPFRATENDIANFFSPLNPIRVHIDIGADGRATGEADVEFVTHEDAVAAMSKDKNNMQHRYIELFLNSTPGGGSGMGGSGMGGYGRDGMDNQGGYGSVGRMGMGNNYSGGYGTPDGLGGYGRGGGGSGGYYGQGGMSGGGWRGMY
- the HNRNPH3 gene encoding heterogeneous nuclear ribonucleoprotein H3 isoform X3: MYDRMRRGGDGYDGGYGGFDDYGGYNNYGYGNDGFDDRMRDGRGMGGHGYGGAGDASSGFHGGHFVHMRGLPFRATENDIANFFSPLNPIRVHIDIGADGRATGEADVEFVTHEDAVAAMSKDKNNMQHRYIELFLNSTPGGGSGMGGSGMGGYGRDGMDNQGGYGSVGRMGMGNNYSGGYGTPDGLGGYGRGGGGSGGYYGQGGMSGGGWRGMY
- the HNRNPH3 gene encoding heterogeneous nuclear ribonucleoprotein H3 isoform X2, with amino-acid sequence MDWVMKHNGPNDASDGTVRLRGLPFGCSKEEIVQFFQGLEIVPNGITLTMDYQGRSTGEAFVQFASKEIAENALGKHKERIGHRYIEIFRSSRSEIKGFYDPPRRLLGQRPGPYDRPIGGRGGYYGAGRGSYGGFDDYGGYNNYGYGNDGFDDRMRDGRGMGGHGYGGAGDASSGFHGGHFVHMRGLPFRATENDIANFFSPLNPIRVHIDIGADGRATGEADVEFVTHEDAVAAMSKDKNNMQHRYIELFLNSTPGGGSGMGGSGMGGYGRDGMDNQGGYGSVGRMGMGNNYSGGYGTPDGLGGYGRGGGGSGGYYGQGGMSGGGWRGMY
- the HNRNPH3 gene encoding heterogeneous nuclear ribonucleoprotein H3 isoform X1, which gives rise to MDWVMKHNGPNDASDGTVRLRGLPFGCSKEEIVQFFQGLEIVPNGITLTMDYQGRSTGEAFVQFASKEIAENALGKHKERIGHRYIEIFRSSRSEIKGFYDPPRRLLGQRPGPYDRPIGGRGGYYGAGRGSMYDRMRRGGDGYDGGYGGFDDYGGYNNYGYGNDGFDDRMRDGRGMGGHGYGGAGDASSGFHGGHFVHMRGLPFRATENDIANFFSPLNPIRVHIDIGADGRATGEADVEFVTHEDAVAAMSKDKNNMQHRYIELFLNSTPGGGSGMGGSGMGGYGRDGMDNQGGYGSVGRMGMGNNYSGGYGTPDGLGGYGRGGGGSGGYYGQGGMSGGGWRGMY